A genome region from Tachyglossus aculeatus isolate mTacAcu1 chromosome 15, mTacAcu1.pri, whole genome shotgun sequence includes the following:
- the PRKAR1A gene encoding cAMP-dependent protein kinase type I-alpha regulatory subunit, with protein sequence MQEIKTMASGSSSSEEERSLRECEHYVQKHNIQALLKDCIVQLCTARPERPMAFLRDIFERLEKEEAKQLQNLQKASSRSDSREDEISPPPPMNPVVKGRRRRGAISAEVYTEEDAASYVRKVIPKDYKTMAALAKAIEKNVLFAHLDDNERSDIFDAMFPVTYIAGETVIQQGDEGDNFYVVDQGEMDVYVNNEWATNVGEGGSFGELALIYGTPRAATVKAKTNVKLWGIDRDSYRRILMGSTLRKRKMYEEFLSKVSILESLDKWERLTVADALEPVQFEDGQKIVVQGEPGDEFFIILEGSAAVLQRRSENEEFVEVGRLGPSDYFGEIALLMNRPRAATVVARGPLKCVKLDRPRFERVLGPCSDILKRNIQQYNSFVSLSV encoded by the exons ATGCAGGAA ATAAAAACGATGGCCTCGGGCAGCTCCAGCAGCGAGGAAGAGCGCAGCCTCCGAGAGTGCGAGCACTATGTCCAGAAGCACAACATCCAGGCACTCCTCAAGGACTGCATCGTGCAGCTGTGCACCGCCCGGCCCGAGAGACCCATGGCTTTCCTGCGGGATATCTTCGAGAGGCTGGAGAAG GAGGAGGCCAAACAGCTCCAGAACCTGCAGAAAGCAAGCTCCCGTTCAGATTCTCGCGAGGATGAaatctctcccccgcctcccatgAACCCAGTGGTCAAGGGCCGGAGGCGACGGGGCGCCATCAGCGCCGAAGTGTACACGGAGGAGGATGCCGCGTCCTACGTCAGAAAG GTGATTCCAAAAGATTACAAGACTATGGCCGCTCTGGCTAAAGCAATCGAGAAGAACGTACTGTTTGCCCACCTCGATGACAACGAGAGAAG TGATATTTTTGATGCCATGTTCCCGGTCACCTATATCGCCGGAGAGACAGTAATACAGCAAG GTGATGAAGGAGATAACTTCTACGTGGTTGATCAAGGAGAAATGGAT GTCTATGTCAACAATGAGTGGGCGACCAACGTCGGAGAAGGAGGGAGCTTTGGAGAGCTTGCTTTAATTTATGGAACACCCAGAGCGGCTACTGTCAAAGCAAAGACGAATGTGAAGCTGTGGGGAATTGATAGAGACAGCTATAGAAGAATCCTTATG GGAAGCACCCTGAGGAAGCGAAAGATGTATGAAGAATTCCTGAGTAAAGTATCTATATTAG AATCACTGGACAAATGGGAGCGTCTGACGGTAGCTGATGCATTAGAACCTGTTCAATTTGAGGATGGGCAGAAGATTGTGGtgcaaggagaaccaggagatgagtTCTTCATTATCTTAGAG GGCTCGGCCGCCGTGCTCCAGCGCCGGTCGGAAAACGAAGAATTCGTCGAAGTGGGACGGTTGGGGCCTTCGGATTATTTCG GTGAAATCGCCCTCTTGATGAACCGCCCTCGGGCCGCCACCGTGGTAGCCCGGGGCCCCTTGAAATGCGTCAAGCTGGACAGGCCCCGGTTCGAGCGCGTCCTGGGTCCCTGCTCGGACATCCTCAAGAGAAACATCCAGCAGTACAACAGCTTCGTCTCACTGTCCGTCTGA